One Sodalinema gerasimenkoae IPPAS B-353 DNA segment encodes these proteins:
- a CDS encoding sugar transferase gives MTTTLTSQFAAFNPYQTDTAAVYSEPIHASASSRAKRFIDILGAIVGLGITAMIAIPVAIAGCISDPGGIFYSQIRCGYKGKPFRIWKFRSMVRDADQKKHLVQNQASGFIFKNENDPRITRMGRFLRRTSLDELPQFWNVLKGDMSLVGTRPPTPDEVARYNPHHWRRLDVKPGLTGEWQVNGRSTVKNFEDIVDMDLQYQNKWSVTYDLQLILKTILVVLKGSGAC, from the coding sequence GTGACTACGACACTGACTTCGCAATTTGCTGCCTTCAATCCGTATCAAACTGATACCGCAGCAGTATATTCCGAACCGATCCATGCCTCGGCCAGTAGCCGAGCCAAACGCTTCATTGATATCCTCGGCGCGATCGTCGGATTAGGTATCACTGCCATGATCGCCATTCCTGTAGCCATCGCCGGCTGCATCTCCGACCCGGGTGGCATCTTTTATAGCCAAATCCGTTGTGGGTATAAAGGTAAACCCTTTCGGATTTGGAAATTTCGCTCCATGGTCCGAGATGCTGACCAGAAAAAACACTTAGTTCAAAATCAAGCTAGCGGCTTCATTTTCAAGAACGAAAATGACCCCCGAATTACCCGAATGGGTCGTTTCCTCCGTCGCACCAGTCTCGATGAGCTGCCTCAGTTCTGGAACGTTCTTAAAGGTGACATGAGCTTGGTGGGAACCCGTCCCCCCACTCCGGACGAAGTAGCTCGCTATAACCCCCACCACTGGCGCCGTCTCGATGTTAAACCCGGATTGACGGGAGAATGGCAAGTCAACGGACGCTCAACGGTGAAAAACTTTGAAGACATCGTTGATATGGATCTTCAGTACCAGAATAAATGGTCTGTGACCTATGACCTACAACTGATCCTCAAAACGATTCTAGTGGTTCTCAAGGGCAGTGGCGCGTGTTAA
- a CDS encoding helix-turn-helix domain-containing protein — MSAKKLSDADKQDIIERYRQPGETTSTLAQRYGVSNSTISRLLKSSFSAQEYDQLVQQKRSHRSGAGHGKSQRRKPILRDASSTPDSSPESAEVDSGEQLQLDLPNEVPNRRRRQSVSPSSPEETPSRETESPVELDTEDSSNEKPSKSSKPDDRSLATLTIEPLAKASIPKTCYLVVDRSSELISRPLREFNDLGEIPAAEIGSKTLPVFDNHRVARRFANRNQRVMKVPDSQMLQKTGSHLQAKGITRVFFDGQVYSL, encoded by the coding sequence ATGAGTGCTAAAAAACTATCCGATGCCGACAAACAGGACATCATAGAGCGATACCGGCAACCCGGTGAGACCACCTCAACCCTCGCTCAACGCTATGGGGTGAGCAATTCCACCATCAGCCGCTTGCTCAAAAGTAGCTTTTCGGCCCAAGAGTATGATCAGCTCGTTCAGCAAAAACGCTCTCATCGTTCTGGGGCGGGCCATGGCAAATCCCAGCGGCGCAAACCCATTTTGCGGGATGCCTCCTCAACCCCTGATTCCTCTCCTGAGTCCGCCGAGGTGGATTCGGGGGAACAGTTACAACTGGATTTGCCCAACGAGGTCCCCAACCGTCGCCGCCGTCAGTCGGTGAGTCCCAGCAGCCCCGAGGAGACTCCCTCCCGTGAGACGGAGAGTCCGGTTGAGTTGGATACAGAGGACAGCTCCAACGAGAAGCCCTCGAAGTCCTCAAAACCCGACGATCGCTCCCTGGCCACGTTGACCATTGAACCCCTCGCGAAAGCCTCAATCCCCAAAACCTGCTACCTGGTTGTGGATCGCTCCTCAGAACTCATCTCACGACCCCTGCGTGAGTTTAACGATCTCGGTGAGATCCCAGCGGCGGAGATTGGCTCGAAAACCCTACCGGTGTTTGATAATCATCGTGTGGCCCGACGCTTTGCGAACCGCAATCAACGGGTTATGAAGGTTCCGGATAGTCAAATGTTGCAGAAAACCGGCTCCCATTTACAGGCGAAGGGCATCACCCGCGTGTTCTTCGATGGTCAGGTGTACTCGCTTTAA
- a CDS encoding PHP domain-containing protein, whose translation MLELHCHSQYSDGTLTPTQLVERAVAVGVKALALTDHDTMSGCQEAAEAAQAYGLTLIPGVELSTVHGGRSLHLLGFYPDGDRLKGPLQTRLEGRKQRAEAMMQRLQQLGYPIELPEFPPGVAPSRPHLARALLAAGHVQSWEEAFDRFLGEGRPAYINYAQFTAEEGITLLRACGAVPVWAHPYLFAGGSVDEVLPELLDMGLMGLEVYHPYHRRSQREHLQQLSQMHQLIVTGGTDYHGPALGRTAKELNSFALPLSLLEPLQRAAEQLHSPLLR comes from the coding sequence ATGCTGGAACTACATTGTCACAGTCAGTATTCTGACGGAACCCTGACCCCAACGCAACTGGTTGAGAGAGCCGTAGCAGTTGGGGTCAAGGCCCTAGCCCTGACAGACCACGATACGATGTCAGGGTGTCAGGAGGCGGCTGAGGCAGCCCAAGCCTATGGTCTGACTCTAATTCCTGGGGTTGAGTTGAGTACGGTACATGGGGGACGCTCCCTGCATCTTCTCGGTTTTTATCCCGACGGCGATCGCCTAAAAGGCCCCCTACAAACTCGCCTGGAGGGACGCAAGCAACGAGCGGAGGCGATGATGCAGCGATTGCAGCAGTTGGGGTATCCCATTGAACTTCCGGAGTTTCCCCCAGGGGTGGCCCCGAGTCGTCCCCATTTGGCCCGGGCCCTGTTAGCGGCCGGCCATGTTCAGTCTTGGGAGGAAGCCTTTGATCGCTTTCTGGGAGAGGGCCGTCCCGCCTATATCAACTATGCTCAATTTACTGCCGAGGAAGGGATTACCCTGCTACGGGCCTGTGGTGCGGTTCCCGTCTGGGCCCATCCCTATCTCTTTGCGGGGGGGTCGGTGGATGAGGTACTGCCCGAACTTTTGGACATGGGGTTGATGGGACTGGAGGTCTATCATCCCTATCATCGGCGATCGCAACGAGAGCATCTACAACAGCTTAGCCAGATGCATCAGTTAATCGTCACCGGTGGAACCGACTATCATGGGCCCGCCCTGGGACGCACCGCCAAAGAGTTAAATAGTTTTGCCCTGCCCTTAAGCCTCCTGGAGCCACTTCAGCGGGCAGCCGAGCAGCTTCACTCGCCCCTGTTACGCTAA
- the purN gene encoding phosphoribosylglycinamide formyltransferase, whose amino-acid sequence MQQSSQPSAPFIISPDRPAEADRRSQPLKLGVLASGSGTNFEALVQAIADGKLRAEIPVLIYNNPGAAVAARAQRWGIPAVLLNHRNYHSREAFDFDIAQTLRQSGVEWVIMAGWMRRVTQVLIDHFGDQMLNIHPSLLPSFPGLHAIEQALEAGVKITGCTVHIVRLKVDSGPILIQAAVPILPDDTPETLHQRIQVQEHEILPRAIELAALRQAGQSPSNFPRS is encoded by the coding sequence GTGCAACAGTCCTCGCAACCATCCGCTCCGTTTATTATTTCTCCCGACCGTCCTGCGGAGGCGGATCGACGGTCTCAGCCTTTGAAGTTAGGGGTTCTCGCCTCCGGGAGTGGCACCAACTTTGAGGCCTTAGTTCAGGCGATCGCCGATGGCAAGCTTCGGGCTGAAATTCCCGTGCTGATTTACAATAATCCCGGAGCGGCGGTGGCTGCCCGCGCTCAGCGTTGGGGAATTCCGGCGGTCTTACTCAATCACCGCAACTATCACAGTCGGGAAGCCTTTGACTTTGATATCGCCCAAACCCTACGCCAATCGGGGGTGGAATGGGTGATTATGGCGGGCTGGATGCGTCGTGTGACCCAGGTTTTGATTGACCACTTTGGCGATCAGATGCTCAATATCCACCCGAGTCTGTTGCCCAGTTTCCCGGGCTTACATGCCATTGAACAGGCCTTGGAAGCTGGGGTGAAAATTACGGGCTGTACGGTTCATATCGTTCGCCTAAAGGTCGATAGTGGGCCGATTCTCATCCAAGCCGCGGTTCCTATCTTGCCGGATGATACCCCGGAGACCTTGCACCAACGGATTCAGGTGCAAGAACATGAGATTCTGCCCCGGGCCATTGAATTGGCCGCGTTGCGACAGGCCGGCCAGAGTCCGAGCAACTTCCCCCGTTCCTAA
- the pyrE gene encoding orotate phosphoribosyltransferase: MTSSVTTMLASCDLATVQQHLLTLLARLAYREGDFVLSSGQRSSYYINGKLVTLDPEGALCVGRLMRSRLPEDTAAVAGLTLGADPIVAAVTVVSAYEQRPLPGLIVRKEAKGHGTRAYIEGPSLEKGAKVVVLEDVVTTGQSAMKAVTRLRNAGYTVERVVSLVDRQQGGGQFYQERGLAFDTLFTIPDIQAIAQHTSD; this comes from the coding sequence ATGACCTCTTCTGTAACGACTATGCTGGCAAGCTGTGATCTTGCCACGGTGCAACAGCATCTCTTAACCCTTCTAGCTCGCTTGGCCTATCGGGAAGGGGACTTCGTTCTGTCTTCGGGCCAACGCAGTTCTTACTATATCAACGGTAAATTAGTCACCCTCGACCCGGAAGGGGCCCTATGTGTGGGTCGTTTGATGCGATCGCGCCTCCCGGAGGACACGGCGGCGGTGGCGGGCCTAACTCTAGGGGCAGATCCTATCGTTGCGGCGGTGACGGTGGTCTCGGCCTATGAGCAACGGCCACTACCAGGGCTGATTGTGCGGAAGGAGGCCAAGGGCCATGGAACCCGAGCCTATATTGAAGGACCGAGCCTAGAGAAAGGCGCGAAGGTGGTGGTTTTAGAAGATGTAGTGACTACGGGACAATCGGCCATGAAGGCGGTGACTCGCTTACGGAATGCTGGCTATACCGTCGAGCGGGTGGTGTCGTTGGTGGACCGCCAACAGGGGGGAGGCCAGTTCTATCAGGAGCGGGGTCTGGCGTTTGATACCTTATTTACGATCCCCGATATTCAGGCGATCGCTCAGCACACCTCAGACTGA
- a CDS encoding phosphoribosylanthranilate isomerase, producing the protein MRIKICGITQASQGRAIVQAGATALGFICVQASPRYITPAAIAELCLSLPKCDRIGVVANASLDEIVELVSQAPLTGIQLHGNESPEFCEALRRRLTEQELIKALRIRQTSDLNQGDRYNSVVDSLLLDAYHPQQLGGTGQTLDWQALQSFEPPIPWFLAGGLTPNNITQALTQLHPQGIDLSSGVERSPGDKDLDKVNALFQHLARLT; encoded by the coding sequence ATGCGAATTAAAATTTGTGGCATTACCCAAGCCTCACAGGGACGGGCCATTGTCCAAGCCGGAGCGACGGCCTTGGGCTTTATTTGTGTGCAAGCCTCCCCTCGATATATCACCCCTGCTGCGATCGCCGAACTTTGTCTGAGTTTGCCCAAGTGCGATCGCATTGGAGTGGTAGCCAACGCCTCCCTAGACGAGATTGTTGAGTTAGTCAGCCAGGCGCCCCTGACAGGGATTCAACTCCACGGCAACGAATCCCCCGAGTTTTGTGAGGCCTTGCGTCGGAGGCTCACAGAACAGGAACTGATTAAAGCCTTACGCATCCGCCAAACCTCAGACTTAAACCAGGGCGATCGCTATAACTCCGTAGTGGATAGCCTCTTATTAGATGCCTACCATCCCCAACAACTTGGCGGAACTGGCCAAACCCTCGATTGGCAAGCCCTGCAATCCTTTGAGCCCCCCATCCCTTGGTTTTTAGCCGGGGGACTGACCCCAAATAACATCACCCAGGCCCTGACCCAGTTGCATCCTCAGGGAATTGACCTCTCCAGCGGCGTCGAGCGATCTCCTGGGGATAAAGATTTAGACAAAGTTAACGCCTTATTTCAGCATCTAGCCCGGTTAACCTGA
- a CDS encoding Na(+)/H(+) antiporter subunit B — MKWLYLAAVVAIFLKFLLFPNPAPEWPEPSIIDVIVNDSGVPNAVTGIIFRNRLYDTIFEVVVFTISIMGCKFLLANEKPLSQVFQFSDRPSIILARLGALISALVSIELAIRGHLSPGGGFAAGVAGGTAIGLVAITSNSEWMEEIYQRWRAALAEKLSVLLFIVLAALTLLGFSLPQGEFGGILSGGMIPLMNILVAFKVALGSWAAILLFIRYRGLF, encoded by the coding sequence ATGAAGTGGCTTTACTTAGCGGCCGTGGTGGCCATATTCCTCAAATTTCTCCTCTTCCCGAACCCAGCCCCCGAATGGCCCGAACCCTCGATTATTGATGTAATTGTCAATGATAGTGGGGTTCCCAACGCCGTAACGGGAATTATCTTCAGGAATCGTCTGTATGACACCATTTTTGAGGTGGTGGTGTTTACCATCTCCATTATGGGCTGCAAATTTCTCTTAGCCAACGAGAAACCTCTGAGTCAGGTGTTTCAGTTTAGCGATCGCCCCTCGATTATCCTGGCCCGACTGGGGGCCCTCATCTCGGCCCTGGTCAGTATCGAGTTAGCGATTCGCGGCCATCTCAGTCCCGGCGGAGGCTTTGCCGCAGGAGTGGCTGGGGGAACGGCCATCGGTCTGGTAGCGATTACCTCTAACTCTGAATGGATGGAGGAGATTTATCAACGCTGGCGAGCGGCCCTAGCAGAAAAACTCTCGGTATTACTGTTTATTGTCCTGGCTGCGTTAACCTTACTCGGATTTTCCTTACCCCAGGGGGAGTTCGGTGGGATTCTCAGTGGTGGAATGATTCCCCTAATGAATATCTTGGTGGCCTTTAAGGTGGCGTTAGGCTCTTGGGCCGCCATTTTACTGTTTATTCGCTATCGAGGCTTATTCTAG
- a CDS encoding cation:proton antiporter subunit C, giving the protein MLEASLLATILLGFIGMIFKENLLMKIISMDVMGTGVISYYVLIAARKGLATPIQRPEEDLIYADPVPQAVILTAIVIGFSIQALMLVGAMKLAHNNPTLESHNIEGNNTP; this is encoded by the coding sequence GTGTTAGAAGCCAGCCTCCTCGCCACCATCCTCCTAGGATTCATCGGCATGATCTTCAAAGAGAACCTCTTGATGAAGATCATCTCCATGGACGTCATGGGTACCGGGGTCATCTCCTACTACGTTCTGATTGCGGCCCGTAAAGGGTTGGCGACCCCCATCCAACGACCCGAGGAAGACCTCATCTATGCGGATCCCGTTCCTCAAGCCGTCATCCTAACCGCCATCGTTATTGGCTTTTCCATCCAGGCCCTGATGCTTGTTGGTGCCATGAAACTGGCCCACAACAACCCAACCTTAGAAAGCCACAACATTGAAGGCAACAACACACCATGA
- a CDS encoding monovalent cation/H(+) antiporter subunit G, producing MVENLSLFFMGFGLVLWFWGTFPLLGNRSVLFKLHGLSVSDTLGSMSILLGLLLKIPNEWPLLLLALLSLAIWNTILGYVLAYCSQNRLDHE from the coding sequence ATGGTTGAAAATCTAAGTCTTTTTTTTATGGGATTTGGTCTGGTACTTTGGTTTTGGGGAACCTTTCCCTTACTAGGGAACCGATCCGTTTTGTTTAAGCTTCATGGTCTCTCGGTGTCTGACACCTTAGGGTCTATGAGTATTTTGCTCGGTTTGTTATTAAAGATTCCCAATGAATGGCCGCTGTTGCTGTTAGCCCTGCTGTCGTTAGCCATTTGGAATACGATTTTGGGCTATGTTCTGGCCTATTGTTCTCAAAATCGTCTGGATCATGAGTGA
- the psaK gene encoding photosystem I reaction center subunit PsaK: MIFTNSALTLAASGLTSPWSLQVGIIMVFCNLFAIAIGRYAIQKRGVGPALPISVPGLFEGFGWSELLATASFGHILGAGMILGLSSAGAF, encoded by the coding sequence ATGATCTTTACCAACAGCGCCTTAACCCTAGCGGCCTCAGGACTCACCTCGCCCTGGTCATTGCAGGTGGGCATTATTATGGTCTTCTGTAATCTATTTGCGATCGCCATTGGTCGCTATGCCATTCAAAAACGGGGTGTCGGTCCAGCGTTACCCATCTCCGTCCCCGGCTTATTTGAAGGCTTTGGTTGGTCAGAACTCCTCGCCACCGCCAGCTTCGGCCACATCCTCGGAGCTGGCATGATTCTCGGGCTGAGTTCAGCTGGAGCGTTCTAA
- a CDS encoding DUF4040 domain-containing protein, with protein MSDIYIDWIVVLLPLTALMLVRSQNPYHALVIRGIMGAIAALVYSVLGAADVALTEALVGTMLAITLYAVAVRSSLVLRLGVQASEFQGSTCDRRWGQLWQELRPLLDRYHLRLELVTYDDPKALHQSLANEEVHAIAQTVNQANEANKPFIMTTRIQRIYELMETDLTLTDNQLFTATPEISMTSEPVTYGGSSR; from the coding sequence ATGAGTGATATTTATATTGATTGGATTGTGGTCTTGTTACCGTTAACGGCCCTGATGTTGGTGCGATCGCAAAACCCCTATCATGCCCTCGTGATTCGGGGAATTATGGGGGCGATCGCAGCCTTAGTGTATTCGGTCTTGGGGGCAGCGGATGTGGCTCTGACGGAAGCGTTGGTGGGGACGATGTTGGCCATTACCCTCTACGCCGTGGCCGTGCGATCGTCTCTGGTGTTGCGGTTGGGAGTTCAAGCCTCGGAGTTTCAGGGATCAACCTGCGATCGCCGCTGGGGTCAACTCTGGCAAGAGTTACGTCCTCTGCTCGATCGCTATCATCTGCGGCTGGAGTTAGTCACCTACGACGACCCCAAGGCCCTGCATCAGTCCCTGGCGAATGAAGAGGTTCATGCGATCGCCCAAACGGTCAATCAAGCCAATGAAGCGAACAAACCGTTTATCATGACCACCCGCATCCAACGCATCTATGAATTGATGGAAACGGATCTGACCCTAACGGATAATCAGTTGTTCACCGCGACTCCCGAGATCTCAATGACTTCAGAACCCGTCACCTATGGAGGGTCATCCCGATGA
- a CDS encoding ATP-binding protein, which yields MLGPTPPEMALRSTPAKESVLELFGRQAQFQEITQTLAKGKDLLIAGVPGSGRRTLVRRAALEVGAKVIEVDCIRATDGRRFVQLLCEGISQGVQSQEAIAFLEDWAGREGRAWFEFNEISARKLSLHRDPALTQEHLWQAYQQLLQFPQQLAIAMERQVILIFYGFPHIRAWDRTAQWETSLQEAIARHTTANYVLVTTLAESRNLHEEPTGLTTVCLTPLADDVVAAWAQLVLHQVGLSFDPRSSALELFLNAVQGHIGDASMLVRRLRQRRWHQGRLNEAAIQDTLEDLLADLSNIFESILVLLPASQLQLLESLALDPTDKPQSRDYIQKHHLSRGGSLQGAIAGLQHKGLIYGPDLGYRLALPLFALWIRQRLG from the coding sequence ATGCTAGGACCCACCCCCCCTGAGATGGCACTGAGGAGCACTCCAGCCAAGGAGTCAGTGCTAGAACTATTCGGACGACAGGCACAATTTCAAGAGATTACTCAGACGTTAGCCAAGGGCAAGGATTTGTTGATTGCTGGGGTTCCTGGGAGTGGTCGACGGACGTTGGTACGCAGGGCGGCTCTGGAGGTGGGGGCGAAGGTGATCGAGGTCGATTGTATTCGGGCCACCGATGGACGGCGATTTGTGCAACTCCTTTGTGAGGGGATTTCCCAGGGAGTGCAAAGCCAGGAGGCCATCGCCTTCTTGGAGGATTGGGCGGGCCGCGAGGGACGAGCTTGGTTTGAGTTTAACGAGATATCGGCACGCAAACTCTCTCTACACCGAGATCCGGCCCTGACTCAAGAGCATCTTTGGCAAGCCTATCAGCAGTTACTGCAATTCCCGCAACAGTTGGCCATCGCCATGGAACGACAGGTGATTCTCATTTTTTATGGGTTTCCCCATATTCGAGCTTGGGATCGTACTGCTCAATGGGAAACCTCTTTACAGGAGGCGATCGCCCGCCATACGACGGCCAACTATGTTCTAGTGACCACCCTGGCCGAAAGCCGCAATCTTCATGAGGAGCCGACTGGCTTAACCACCGTCTGTTTAACGCCCTTGGCCGATGATGTGGTGGCGGCTTGGGCCCAGTTGGTCTTACATCAGGTGGGGTTGAGTTTCGATCCGCGATCGTCGGCGTTAGAGTTGTTTCTCAATGCGGTTCAGGGTCATATCGGCGATGCGTCGATGTTAGTGCGTCGGTTACGTCAACGACGTTGGCATCAGGGCCGCTTGAATGAGGCGGCGATTCAAGACACCCTAGAAGACCTCTTAGCGGATTTGAGTAATATTTTTGAATCTATTTTAGTGCTGTTACCGGCGTCTCAACTGCAACTGTTAGAATCCCTGGCGTTAGACCCGACGGATAAACCCCAAAGCCGCGATTATATTCAAAAGCATCATTTATCCCGGGGCGGCTCGTTACAGGGGGCAATCGCCGGCTTACAACATAAGGGCCTCATCTATGGCCCGGATCTCGGCTATCGTCTGGCGTTACCCTTATTTGCTCTGTGGATTCGCCAACGTCTAGGTTAA
- a CDS encoding Npun_F0813 family protein, whose protein sequence is MFILKRQDVEITSVQHPKSGQSVPVLKYQGQTFRLISVFNANQAEEARSFWRDLTDNRGKACVLLEEPDRYSVWGKVRLEQISGDSGGDEVSVAASTAFTQASLLLLQAVYFDVEDLLGTRQASAFEKEISKVFQQWNFPQAIAPNEVEDLLQQDPLEGGKVPPWQEHHLNTLLQELYRIGKDYFGNSNFAGRAVDSLEDLPDGDRTQFINWMNQSPLGKLWTTA, encoded by the coding sequence ATGTTTATTTTAAAAAGGCAGGATGTTGAAATTACCAGTGTCCAGCACCCTAAATCCGGTCAATCCGTTCCGGTTCTGAAATATCAAGGGCAAACCTTCCGCTTGATTAGTGTCTTCAACGCCAACCAAGCCGAAGAAGCGCGCTCGTTTTGGCGGGATTTAACCGATAATCGCGGCAAAGCCTGTGTTCTCCTCGAAGAACCCGATCGCTATAGTGTTTGGGGAAAAGTTCGTTTAGAACAAATCAGTGGGGATTCAGGCGGGGACGAGGTGTCTGTTGCGGCATCGACAGCATTCACCCAAGCCTCGTTGCTGCTTCTGCAAGCCGTCTACTTCGATGTCGAAGATCTCCTAGGGACTCGGCAGGCCAGCGCCTTCGAGAAAGAAATTTCCAAAGTCTTCCAACAATGGAATTTCCCACAGGCGATCGCCCCCAACGAAGTAGAGGACCTCTTGCAGCAAGATCCCTTGGAGGGGGGTAAAGTTCCCCCTTGGCAGGAACATCACCTGAATACCCTACTTCAAGAACTGTATCGTATCGGGAAAGACTATTTCGGCAATTCTAACTTTGCCGGACGTGCCGTCGATTCCCTCGAAGATCTGCCCGATGGCGATCGCACTCAGTTTATTAATTGGATGAACCAGTCTCCCCTCGGAAAACTCTGGACCACAGCCTGA
- a CDS encoding cation:proton antiporter has protein sequence MTALTIAGITLPLLIGLTIYLLPPLARYLALGVTVISLGYGVQILRNPEVENLQLLDNFGISLQIDSLSGYFILTNALVTLSVLIYSWQQQKSPFFYTQVTILQGSLNAVFISADFISLYVNLEVISITVFLLIAYPLTDRLIWIGLRYLFISNTAMLFYLVGAILVYQSNHSFHFEGLMNSPPEAIALIVLGLLSKGGIFVSGLWSPLTNAESDTSVSVLLSGIVEKAGVFPLIRCALLLEEIQPLVQVFGIATAFFGVSYGLFERDTKRVLAFSTISQLGWIMVAPAVGGIYALAHGLVKSLLFFVVGALPSRDLNELQQKPIASLLWIPLLIGSLSISGCPLWVGFGSKKLTLDQLSLVPNLLMTVAAIGTAVLYARFVFLPHQRQSAPPLSGNLLLVIGLLIFGLLVANILYLPAYSAFNLLKAIAIIVVGWGVHWVFFRKMQWQIPRVGETLDNLLGVMTLVLIVLFWGVLL, from the coding sequence ATGACCGCTTTAACCATTGCCGGGATTACCTTACCCTTACTGATTGGCTTAACCATCTACCTTCTGCCCCCCTTGGCTCGTTATCTAGCCCTGGGGGTAACGGTGATTTCCCTCGGCTATGGGGTGCAGATTCTTCGCAACCCGGAGGTTGAAAACCTTCAGCTTTTAGATAACTTTGGAATTAGCTTACAAATCGATTCCCTGAGTGGCTACTTCATCCTTACCAATGCATTGGTGACCTTATCGGTCCTAATTTACAGTTGGCAGCAGCAGAAATCTCCATTTTTTTATACCCAAGTCACTATTTTGCAGGGAAGCTTAAATGCAGTATTTATCTCGGCAGATTTTATTAGTCTTTACGTGAACCTAGAGGTGATTAGCATTACCGTATTCTTGCTAATTGCCTATCCCCTCACCGACCGTCTGATTTGGATTGGCTTACGCTATCTATTTATTAGCAATACGGCGATGTTATTTTATTTGGTGGGGGCGATTTTAGTCTATCAATCTAATCACTCCTTTCACTTTGAGGGCTTAATGAACTCTCCTCCCGAGGCGATCGCCCTGATTGTACTAGGACTTTTAAGCAAAGGAGGTATCTTTGTCTCGGGCTTATGGTCGCCCCTAACGAATGCGGAATCCGACACCTCCGTCTCTGTTCTGCTGTCGGGAATTGTGGAAAAAGCGGGTGTATTTCCCTTAATTCGTTGCGCCTTACTGCTAGAAGAAATTCAACCCCTCGTACAAGTTTTTGGCATTGCAACGGCATTTTTTGGCGTGTCCTATGGACTCTTTGAGCGAGACACTAAACGAGTCTTAGCCTTCTCAACCATTTCTCAGTTAGGCTGGATCATGGTGGCCCCAGCGGTGGGGGGCATTTATGCTTTGGCTCATGGATTAGTCAAATCCTTGCTCTTTTTTGTGGTGGGAGCCTTACCCAGTCGTGATTTAAATGAACTCCAGCAAAAACCCATCGCCAGTCTCTTATGGATTCCCCTATTGATTGGCTCCCTCTCCATTTCTGGCTGCCCCTTATGGGTGGGCTTCGGTTCTAAAAAGTTGACCCTAGATCAGTTATCCTTGGTCCCCAATCTACTAATGACTGTCGCGGCAATTGGCACCGCAGTCCTGTACGCCAGGTTTGTGTTTTTACCTCATCAGCGCCAATCCGCACCCCCCTTATCTGGGAATCTACTGCTAGTCATCGGTTTGTTAATTTTTGGGCTTCTGGTGGCGAATATCTTATATTTGCCGGCCTACAGTGCCTTTAATCTCCTCAAAGCGATCGCCATTATTGTGGTTGGCTGGGGAGTCCACTGGGTCTTTTTCCGCAAGATGCAGTGGCAGATTCCCCGAGTCGGAGAAACCCTTGACAATCTCCTGGGAGTGATGACTCTAGTCTTAATTGTTCTATTTTGGGGAGTATTACTATGA
- a CDS encoding Na+/H+ antiporter subunit E: MIGYLNLSLRLVIWFLLTADFSLLNIILGIAIAFLLPGLHKTPSRLQDWVRVFWEIVVAIPQAYWEAIQIMLSPHDQEEITLERVKPQRTPGLIFLDIFLITFTPKTVVVKYHEEGWYEVHRINRR, translated from the coding sequence ATGATTGGCTACCTCAACCTGAGTTTGCGGCTGGTTATATGGTTTTTGCTGACGGCAGATTTCAGTTTATTGAATATTATTCTCGGCATCGCCATCGCCTTTTTACTTCCAGGTCTTCACAAAACCCCCAGTCGCTTACAAGATTGGGTGCGAGTCTTTTGGGAAATTGTCGTCGCCATTCCTCAAGCCTACTGGGAGGCAATTCAAATCATGCTCTCTCCCCATGATCAAGAAGAGATTACTCTCGAACGAGTGAAACCTCAACGAACTCCGGGTTTGATTTTTTTGGATATCTTCTTGATTACGTTTACTCCCAAAACAGTGGTTGTCAAGTACCACGAAGAGGGCTGGTATGAAGTGCATCGAATCAATCGGAGGTAA